A region from the Methanofollis liminatans DSM 4140 genome encodes:
- a CDS encoding DNA-directed DNA polymerase: MSDAQATLFSGEAGGLRIGINQVEYTVTGTGAVVHIFGREPSGRAVHLQVTGFRPYFYAPADEVEGRPLPPQVTGVDEAVFTSIKGERLRRLYTVRPTDVRDIRDRYHHHEADIPFATRYMIDAGLTGGAEVPAETVDHTEVLPAEVDAPARLCFIDIECEDLRGFPDPARERIICITCWDSFDDEYTTLLLASAGTSPGFSDEWTAKNGCLWKGKSRHQVCTYETEEALMRAFAAYIREKDPDILSGWNFTDFDLPYITRRMEVLGLNPSDLSRLPGMTERTPVRGRAVFDLLTAYKKLQPSQKESYRLDAVAEDEIGERKVRYAGTITDLWLEDPERLVEYNTTDVELCVRINAKNSIVDFYRMISRYVGVPLDRTLNSSNVIDIYILRKARGRFVLPSKGNVAADEFEGATVFEPSLGVRENVVVLDLKSLYPMAMMTLNASPETKDPAGELRAPNGIRFRKSPDGLTRSILAELMEERDALKKRRNEYAFGSPEYTLLDLQQGVMKVIMNTYYGVSGYARFRLYDREIGAAVTSVGRAIITHTRDVIAGMGYHVLYGDTDSCMVALPKADLEETIRIAREIEGRLNESYSEFARTALNADRHFFSIKFEKVYERFFQAGKKKRYAGHLVWKEGLSVDKIDIVGFEMKRSDSPQLTREVQEHVIELILKGAGLAEMKAYLGEVIRTYRRGGYPLDEVGIPGGIGKALEEYGVQDAHIRGAIYSNANLGTDFKRGSKPKRIYIRSVKAKYPQTDVLAFEYADQVPPEFVVDWETMLEKTIKQPIERIIEALGWTWTDVDPSRTTLFDFG; this comes from the coding sequence ATGTCTGATGCACAGGCGACCCTCTTCTCCGGCGAGGCCGGGGGCCTGAGGATCGGGATCAACCAGGTGGAGTACACCGTCACCGGTACCGGGGCGGTGGTCCACATCTTCGGCCGCGAACCCTCGGGCCGGGCGGTCCACCTCCAGGTGACCGGGTTCAGGCCGTACTTCTACGCCCCCGCTGACGAGGTGGAAGGCCGGCCCCTCCCGCCGCAGGTGACGGGCGTGGACGAGGCGGTGTTCACCTCGATCAAGGGCGAGCGCCTCCGCCGCCTCTACACCGTCCGCCCGACCGACGTGCGTGATATCCGCGACCGCTACCACCACCACGAGGCCGACATCCCGTTCGCCACGCGCTACATGATCGACGCCGGACTCACCGGCGGCGCAGAGGTGCCGGCCGAGACGGTGGACCACACCGAGGTCTTGCCCGCCGAGGTCGACGCCCCGGCCCGCCTCTGCTTCATCGATATCGAGTGTGAGGACCTGCGGGGCTTTCCCGACCCCGCACGCGAGCGGATCATCTGCATCACCTGCTGGGATTCCTTCGACGACGAGTACACCACCTTACTCCTCGCATCGGCCGGGACCTCGCCAGGTTTCTCCGACGAGTGGACGGCGAAGAACGGCTGCCTCTGGAAGGGAAAGAGCCGGCACCAGGTCTGCACCTACGAGACCGAGGAGGCGCTGATGCGGGCGTTTGCCGCCTATATCAGGGAGAAAGACCCGGACATCCTCTCGGGCTGGAACTTCACCGACTTCGACCTCCCATACATCACGCGGCGGATGGAGGTGCTCGGGCTCAACCCGTCCGACCTCTCCAGACTGCCCGGCATGACCGAGCGGACGCCCGTGCGGGGGCGGGCGGTCTTCGACCTTTTGACCGCCTACAAAAAACTCCAGCCGAGCCAGAAGGAATCGTACAGGCTGGACGCCGTCGCCGAGGACGAGATCGGCGAGCGGAAGGTGCGCTACGCCGGGACGATCACCGACCTCTGGCTGGAAGACCCGGAGCGCCTGGTGGAGTACAACACCACCGACGTCGAACTCTGCGTACGGATCAACGCCAAGAACAGCATCGTCGATTTCTACCGGATGATCTCCCGCTACGTCGGCGTCCCTCTGGACCGGACCCTCAACTCCTCGAACGTGATCGACATCTACATCCTCAGAAAGGCGCGGGGGCGCTTCGTCCTCCCGTCGAAGGGGAACGTGGCCGCCGACGAGTTCGAAGGGGCGACGGTCTTCGAACCCTCCCTCGGGGTGCGGGAGAACGTGGTGGTGCTCGACCTCAAGTCCCTGTACCCGATGGCGATGATGACCCTCAACGCATCGCCCGAGACGAAGGACCCGGCCGGGGAACTGCGGGCCCCGAACGGGATAAGGTTCAGGAAGAGCCCGGACGGCCTGACCAGGAGCATCCTGGCGGAGTTGATGGAAGAGCGCGACGCCCTCAAGAAACGGCGGAACGAATACGCCTTCGGCTCGCCTGAGTACACCCTCCTCGACCTCCAGCAGGGCGTGATGAAGGTGATCATGAACACCTACTACGGCGTCTCGGGCTACGCCCGTTTCAGGCTCTACGACCGGGAGATCGGCGCCGCCGTCACCTCGGTCGGCCGCGCCATCATCACCCACACACGCGACGTGATCGCCGGGATGGGCTACCATGTGCTCTACGGCGACACCGATTCCTGCATGGTCGCCCTCCCGAAGGCCGACCTCGAGGAGACGATCCGGATCGCCCGCGAGATCGAGGGGCGGCTGAACGAGAGTTACTCAGAGTTCGCGAGGACGGCGCTCAACGCCGACCGGCACTTCTTCTCGATCAAGTTCGAGAAGGTCTACGAGCGCTTTTTCCAGGCCGGGAAGAAGAAGCGCTATGCCGGCCACCTCGTCTGGAAGGAGGGGCTCTCCGTTGACAAGATCGATATCGTCGGCTTCGAGATGAAGCGAAGCGACTCGCCCCAGCTCACCCGCGAGGTGCAGGAGCACGTGATCGAGTTGATCCTCAAAGGGGCCGGCCTGGCCGAGATGAAGGCCTATCTCGGCGAGGTGATCAGGACCTACCGGCGTGGCGGCTACCCCCTGGATGAGGTCGGGATCCCTGGCGGGATCGGCAAGGCCCTCGAGGAGTACGGGGTGCAGGACGCCCATATCAGGGGGGCGATCTACTCGAACGCCAACCTCGGCACCGACTTCAAGCGGGGCAGCAAGCCCAAGCGGATCTATATCAGGTCGGTGAAGGCGAAGTACCCGCAGACCGATGTGCTCGCCTTCGAGTACGCCGACCAGGTGCCGCCGGAGTTCGTGGTGGACTGGGAGACGATGCTGGAGAAGACGATCAAGCAGCCGATCGAGCGGATCATCGAGGCCCTCGGGTGGACCTGGACCGACGTCGACCCCTCGAGGACAACGCTCTTCGACTTCGGATGA
- a CDS encoding dihydroorotate dehydrogenase electron transfer subunit: MTDLPTMPVPVTIKAIVEETPSIRTFYFDPAIPSSPGQFVMVWVPGVDEIPMALSSEYSITVQRVGDATAAMFKLAVGDKLGIRGPLGNGFAVSGRTLAIGGGVGVAPLLHLVTAGEVSTFLLGARTKDELLFAPVIASACSLRIATDDGTAGRHGFVTDLMDEIDLADYDHICVCGPEIMMVKVLERLNKAVLAERGQFSLHRYMKCGLGICGSCSMDPRGLRVCRDGPVFTGIDLLETEFGKYTRDATGSRVHFPPLHPEKKDEKSGE, translated from the coding sequence ATGACTGACCTGCCCACGATGCCGGTCCCGGTGACGATCAAGGCGATCGTTGAGGAGACGCCGTCCATCAGGACCTTCTACTTCGATCCCGCCATCCCCTCCTCTCCCGGGCAGTTCGTGATGGTATGGGTGCCCGGGGTCGACGAGATCCCGATGGCCCTCTCTTCGGAGTACTCGATCACCGTCCAGCGGGTCGGCGACGCCACGGCGGCGATGTTCAAACTGGCTGTCGGGGACAAACTCGGGATCAGGGGGCCGCTCGGCAACGGTTTTGCGGTGAGCGGGCGCACCCTCGCCATCGGCGGCGGGGTCGGGGTCGCTCCCCTCCTCCACCTGGTCACGGCCGGAGAGGTGAGCACCTTCCTGCTTGGCGCCCGCACGAAAGACGAACTCCTCTTCGCCCCGGTGATCGCGTCGGCCTGCAGCCTGCGCATCGCCACCGACGACGGGACGGCCGGGCGGCATGGTTTTGTCACCGACCTGATGGACGAGATCGACCTTGCCGACTACGATCATATCTGCGTCTGTGGCCCTGAGATCATGATGGTGAAGGTGCTCGAACGGCTGAACAAGGCCGTTTTGGCAGAACGCGGCCAGTTCTCTCTTCACCGCTATATGAAATGCGGCCTCGGCATCTGCGGTTCGTGCTCGATGGACCCGCGCGGGCTGCGGGTCTGCCGGGACGGCCCGGTCTTCACCGGCATCGACCTGCTGGAGACCGAGTTCGGGAAATATACCCGCGACGCAACCGGGAGCCGGGTCCATTTTCCGCCGCTTCACCCGGAGAAGAAGGACGAGAAGAGCGGGGAGTGA
- a CDS encoding malate dehydrogenase — MTSLAVIGTGRIGGEVAFLAAAKGLIDDIIICDAVRSLEHAQALDLAHASFDVGIETDTLLVRDADVCVFAAGRPRSPETKTRADLLNSNLPVLDECCDHLPSFGGIMITVTNPMDVNNYYLHRCLDIEPARCIGFGGQLDSARFALRLGKEGISGAASVLGEHGEHQVPVFSRLETAVPAIKREEILADLRGASMEVIRGKGGTVFGPAAHIVRLIEAALGKRQDEVIPCSCIVDGEYGLSDLSIGLPARIGKDGIREIVEWDLDAWEQEKLTEAASFIGELCRGLDV, encoded by the coding sequence ATGACGAGCCTCGCTGTGATCGGCACCGGGCGGATTGGCGGCGAAGTAGCCTTCCTCGCCGCTGCAAAGGGACTTATTGACGATATCATCATCTGTGACGCCGTCAGGTCTCTCGAACACGCGCAGGCGCTCGATCTCGCTCATGCCTCCTTCGACGTCGGCATCGAGACAGACACCCTCCTGGTAAGGGACGCCGACGTCTGCGTCTTTGCGGCAGGCCGGCCCAGGTCGCCGGAGACAAAGACCAGGGCAGACCTGCTCAACTCGAACCTGCCGGTCCTGGACGAGTGCTGCGATCACCTCCCGTCCTTTGGCGGCATCATGATCACCGTCACCAACCCGATGGACGTGAACAACTACTATCTCCACCGGTGCCTCGATATCGAGCCCGCCCGGTGCATCGGCTTTGGTGGCCAGCTCGACAGCGCCCGGTTCGCCCTGCGGCTCGGAAAAGAGGGGATCAGCGGGGCGGCGAGCGTCCTCGGCGAGCACGGCGAGCACCAGGTCCCGGTCTTCTCCCGCCTGGAGACGGCGGTCCCGGCCATAAAGCGCGAGGAGATCCTCGCAGACCTCAGGGGCGCAAGCATGGAGGTGATCAGGGGCAAAGGCGGCACGGTCTTCGGCCCGGCGGCCCATATCGTCAGGCTGATCGAGGCGGCCCTCGGGAAGAGACAGGACGAGGTCATCCCCTGCTCGTGCATCGTCGACGGCGAATACGGCCTCTCCGACCTCTCCATCGGGCTCCCGGCGCGGATCGGCAAGGACGGGATCAGGGAGATCGTCGAGTGGGACCTCGACGCCTGGGAGCAGGAAAAACTCACCGAAGCGGCATCGTTCATCGGAGAACTCTGCAGGGGCCTGGATGTCTGA
- the iorA gene encoding indolepyruvate ferredoxin oxidoreductase subunit alpha — protein sequence MAKRYLLGNEAIAHACIEAGVDFASGYPGTPSSEVIDTLRAQREREFYIEWSVNEKVAYENALAASWCGLRSIVTMKHVGLNVAADPLLTSAYTGVEGGFVVLSADDPYAHSSQNEQDTRRYAHFAKIPCMNPSSVQEAHDMMLDAFALSEEVGLPVIFRPTTRICHSKGDIDLGEVSGEHRAGAFVKDPRQYVVIPAHTRVLHKILNEKQPMVRKAVMNLGYNTAEVRGDMAVVASGIAASYVQEVIPDDVSFMKIGCFPIDGDWMQAFVQQHRVVLVVEEGAPIVEERLRQLACGVEVFGQMNGAVPKEGEFSPATVAASMVKAGILPASPFESPAPAAGLPPRPPILCAGCAHRAMFYAIKRVFPDGIFPSDIGCYTLGLQLGTVDTTICMGASVTVGSGIAHSGETHPVVATIGDSTFLHTGIQGLLNAVYNGAEMTLVILDNRITAMTGHQPNPCTGETARGEPSVPISLEGICRACGASFVETVDPYDLTGTLQTLKAAKARSGTKVIIAKQACVITARRSGVRRGRYTVDPEACTACGACLRFGCPAIGRDADEKASITDLCSGCGVCTEICPSGAIVKEGRK from the coding sequence ATGGCAAAACGATATCTTCTTGGGAACGAGGCAATCGCGCACGCCTGCATCGAAGCCGGCGTCGATTTTGCGAGCGGCTATCCTGGAACCCCCTCCTCCGAGGTGATCGACACCCTCAGGGCGCAGCGCGAGCGGGAGTTCTACATCGAGTGGTCGGTGAACGAAAAAGTGGCATATGAGAACGCCCTCGCCGCATCATGGTGCGGCCTGCGGTCGATCGTCACGATGAAACACGTCGGCCTCAACGTCGCCGCCGACCCCCTGCTGACGAGCGCATATACGGGCGTGGAAGGGGGTTTTGTCGTCCTCTCGGCCGACGACCCCTATGCCCACTCCTCCCAGAACGAGCAGGACACCCGCCGCTACGCCCACTTCGCAAAGATCCCCTGCATGAACCCCTCCTCGGTGCAGGAGGCCCACGACATGATGCTCGACGCCTTCGCCCTCTCCGAAGAGGTGGGGCTGCCGGTGATCTTCAGGCCGACGACCCGGATTTGCCACTCCAAAGGAGACATCGACCTCGGCGAGGTGAGCGGCGAGCACCGCGCCGGCGCCTTCGTCAAAGACCCGCGCCAGTACGTCGTCATCCCGGCCCATACCCGCGTCCTCCATAAAATCCTGAACGAAAAGCAGCCGATGGTCAGGAAGGCCGTCATGAACCTCGGCTACAACACCGCCGAGGTGCGCGGCGATATGGCCGTCGTCGCCAGCGGGATCGCCGCCTCCTATGTGCAGGAGGTGATCCCGGACGACGTCTCCTTCATGAAGATCGGGTGCTTCCCGATCGACGGTGACTGGATGCAGGCGTTCGTGCAGCAGCACCGCGTCGTCCTCGTCGTCGAAGAAGGTGCGCCGATCGTCGAAGAGCGGCTCAGGCAGCTCGCCTGCGGCGTCGAGGTCTTCGGCCAGATGAACGGCGCCGTCCCCAAAGAGGGCGAGTTCTCCCCGGCCACGGTCGCCGCCTCGATGGTGAAGGCCGGCATCCTCCCCGCCTCCCCCTTCGAGAGCCCTGCGCCGGCCGCCGGCCTCCCGCCGCGCCCGCCGATCCTCTGCGCAGGCTGCGCCCACCGCGCCATGTTCTACGCGATAAAGCGGGTCTTCCCTGACGGCATCTTCCCCTCTGACATCGGGTGCTACACTCTCGGCCTCCAGCTCGGCACGGTGGACACCACCATCTGCATGGGCGCCTCGGTCACGGTCGGGAGCGGGATCGCCCACTCGGGTGAGACGCACCCGGTCGTCGCCACCATCGGCGACTCGACCTTCCTCCACACCGGGATCCAGGGGCTGCTCAATGCCGTGTACAACGGCGCCGAGATGACTCTCGTCATCCTGGACAACCGGATCACCGCCATGACCGGCCACCAGCCCAACCCCTGCACCGGCGAGACCGCAAGGGGCGAACCGAGCGTCCCGATCTCCCTCGAGGGGATCTGCCGGGCCTGCGGTGCCTCGTTCGTCGAGACCGTCGACCCCTACGACCTCACCGGCACACTCCAGACCCTCAAGGCGGCAAAGGCGAGGAGCGGCACAAAGGTGATCATCGCCAAACAGGCCTGCGTCATCACCGCCCGGCGGAGCGGGGTCAGGCGCGGCCGCTACACCGTCGACCCCGAGGCCTGCACCGCCTGCGGCGCCTGCCTGCGTTTCGGGTGCCCGGCGATCGGCCGCGACGCCGACGAAAAGGCGTCGATCACTGACCTCTGCAGCGGATGCGGGGTGTGCACCGAGATCTGCCCGTCGGGCGCGATCGTAAAGGAGGGACGGAAATGA
- a CDS encoding flavodoxin domain-containing protein, whose translation MVENVNNRILVAYASRYGSTKEIAEAIGRTLEEQGYAVDCMNVMDVSEVSPYAAVVAGSPIYMGKWLVEAVDFIKMFRMDLMKRPLAVFAVGYSMKEESDMIRRSARASMAEVLIYVNPQAEGLFAGKFVTEGMSEADLQVMKMAGAVPGDARNWSVINGWARALPAILFTVTE comes from the coding sequence ATGGTTGAAAACGTGAATAATCGGATCCTTGTCGCCTATGCGAGCCGCTACGGCTCGACGAAGGAGATCGCTGAGGCGATCGGTCGGACGCTCGAAGAGCAGGGGTATGCAGTCGACTGCATGAATGTCATGGACGTCTCTGAGGTCTCGCCCTATGCGGCCGTCGTCGCCGGCAGCCCGATCTATATGGGCAAATGGCTCGTCGAGGCAGTGGACTTCATCAAGATGTTCAGGATGGACCTGATGAAGCGCCCCCTTGCCGTCTTCGCCGTCGGCTACTCGATGAAAGAAGAGAGCGACATGATCAGGCGGTCGGCCCGCGCCTCGATGGCCGAGGTGCTGATCTACGTGAACCCGCAGGCCGAAGGGCTGTTTGCCGGGAAGTTCGTGACAGAAGGGATGAGCGAGGCCGATCTTCAGGTGATGAAGATGGCCGGGGCCGTGCCCGGCGACGCCCGGAACTGGAGCGTGATCAACGGATGGGCGAGAGCGCTCCCCGCGATCCTCTTCACCGTGACCGAGTGA
- a CDS encoding dihydroorotate dehydrogenase: MITLQPGDIDVGGVTLRNHLLLAAGVLGTTGASLQRLLKLGAGGVVTKSIGPEPNAGHHGPCLIRTECGVLNAMGLPNPSKNFVEELAPLEGEPVIVSIFGKDPEEFKEVAGWFAEHAKAFELNVSCPHAAGYGAAIGTDPETVLECTRAVASYGVPVWVKLTPNVTDITTIGLAAEKGGASAIVAINTVRGMRISTAMRRPVLGNRTGGLSGKAIFPIAVKCVWDLYAACTIPVIGCGGVSTAEDVIEMMMAGAQAVEIGTAVMDDVRVFDGIAQKLYAKDGADPASIVGVAHD; encoded by the coding sequence ATGATAACCCTTCAGCCTGGCGATATCGACGTTGGCGGGGTGACCCTGCGCAACCACCTTCTCCTTGCGGCCGGGGTGCTCGGGACGACCGGCGCTTCGCTCCAGCGGCTCCTGAAACTGGGGGCCGGCGGTGTGGTCACGAAGTCCATCGGCCCGGAGCCGAACGCCGGCCACCACGGCCCCTGCCTGATCAGGACGGAGTGTGGCGTTCTCAATGCGATGGGCCTGCCCAACCCTTCGAAGAACTTTGTCGAGGAGCTCGCCCCCCTGGAGGGCGAACCGGTGATCGTAAGCATCTTCGGCAAGGACCCGGAGGAGTTCAAGGAAGTGGCCGGATGGTTTGCAGAGCATGCGAAGGCCTTTGAACTGAATGTCAGCTGCCCGCACGCCGCAGGATACGGGGCGGCGATCGGCACCGATCCCGAGACCGTGCTCGAGTGCACGCGGGCGGTGGCGTCGTACGGCGTCCCGGTCTGGGTGAAACTCACCCCGAACGTGACCGATATCACCACCATCGGCCTCGCCGCCGAGAAAGGGGGGGCGAGTGCGATCGTGGCGATCAACACGGTGAGGGGCATGCGCATCTCCACGGCAATGCGGCGGCCGGTGCTCGGCAACCGGACCGGCGGGCTCTCGGGGAAGGCGATCTTTCCGATTGCGGTGAAATGCGTCTGGGATCTGTATGCGGCGTGCACGATCCCGGTGATCGGGTGCGGCGGCGTCTCAACCGCAGAGGACGTGATCGAGATGATGATGGCCGGTGCGCAGGCGGTGGAGATCGGTACGGCGGTGATGGACGACGTCCGGGTCTTCGACGGGATCGCACAGAAACTCTATGCAAAGGACGGCGCCGATCCGGCCAGCATCGTGGGGGTGGCCCATGACTGA
- the iorB gene encoding indolepyruvate ferredoxin oxidoreductase subunit beta, giving the protein MSSFDVLIVGIGGQGTILASNVIGEACLVEGIAVRGVETHGMAQRGGSVESHVRIGGVHGPLIPPGRADLMIALDLLEGVRYLHYLKTGGSIVANDQTVVPTPVYTQKLPMPAREELLGSLGEKGLFLIDAAALAAEAGNPIVQNVVMLGAASRYLPLKESSLKEAVARSVPAKTLDLNLKAFDLGRNAVRSE; this is encoded by the coding sequence ATGAGCAGTTTTGACGTGCTGATCGTCGGGATCGGCGGACAGGGGACCATACTTGCATCGAACGTCATCGGCGAGGCATGCCTGGTCGAGGGGATCGCAGTCCGCGGCGTGGAGACCCACGGCATGGCCCAGCGCGGCGGATCGGTCGAGAGCCACGTCCGGATCGGCGGGGTCCACGGCCCCCTGATCCCGCCGGGCCGGGCCGACCTGATGATCGCCCTCGATCTCCTCGAGGGGGTGCGCTACCTGCACTACCTGAAGACGGGCGGCTCGATCGTCGCAAACGACCAGACCGTCGTCCCGACCCCGGTTTACACCCAGAAACTCCCGATGCCGGCGAGGGAGGAACTCCTCGGATCCCTCGGGGAGAAGGGCCTCTTCCTCATCGACGCCGCCGCCCTCGCCGCGGAGGCCGGCAACCCGATCGTGCAGAACGTGGTGATGCTCGGCGCCGCATCCCGGTACCTCCCGCTGAAAGAATCATCCCTGAAAGAGGCGGTCGCCCGCTCGGTGCCGGCGAAAACCCTCGACCTCAACCTGAAGGCCTTCGACCTCGGCAGAAACGCCGTACGGTCCGAATAA
- a CDS encoding MFS transporter, with amino-acid sequence MDAHRRLFTILFVSVFAAMLGLGIVAPLLPIYAENLGATGIWMGVIFSSFAFSRAVFMPIVGNLSDRHGRKPFIAVGLLAYTVLSLGYIWAPDILSLTIVRFLHGAASAMVVPIAMAYVGDMAKSGHEGGLMGRFQISLFLGMGSGPFLGGVLNDTFGFSSAFITMAVFTGIAFLIILVFLPKGRNGPALPAGTKGAPLRSLLRTPAVVGVLAFTLFNAAGRGGLMVFLPLYAPHVGVSPSETGILLTVNIFLIALLQAPFGDLADRMNQILLILLGSAVSSAALIALPHSGSFTILLAITAVIGIGSAIQQPSIMAMTVIAGKDHGMGSAMGIYNMAMSAGMILAPLLGGVIMDLIAIEWVFYVGGIVGIAGTLLFAAILRCAVPGGPGPRLR; translated from the coding sequence ATGGACGCACACCGGCGGCTCTTTACGATCCTCTTCGTCTCGGTCTTTGCAGCGATGCTCGGCCTCGGGATCGTCGCTCCCCTCCTCCCGATCTACGCGGAAAACCTGGGGGCGACCGGGATCTGGATGGGGGTGATCTTCTCCTCCTTTGCCTTCTCCCGTGCGGTGTTCATGCCGATCGTCGGCAACCTCTCTGACCGCCACGGCAGAAAACCATTCATCGCCGTCGGTCTCCTCGCCTATACCGTGCTCTCCCTCGGCTATATATGGGCCCCTGACATCCTCTCCCTCACGATCGTCCGCTTCCTCCACGGGGCCGCCTCGGCGATGGTCGTCCCTATCGCCATGGCCTATGTCGGCGACATGGCAAAGAGCGGACATGAAGGCGGGCTGATGGGCCGGTTCCAGATCTCTCTCTTCCTCGGCATGGGATCAGGCCCCTTCCTCGGCGGCGTGCTCAACGACACCTTCGGCTTCTCCTCGGCCTTCATCACGATGGCCGTGTTCACCGGGATCGCATTTCTCATCATCCTCGTCTTCCTCCCGAAGGGGAGGAACGGCCCGGCGCTGCCGGCCGGAACGAAGGGCGCACCACTCCGCTCTCTTCTCCGCACCCCGGCCGTCGTCGGCGTCCTCGCCTTCACACTCTTCAACGCCGCCGGACGGGGCGGGCTGATGGTCTTTCTCCCGCTCTACGCCCCTCATGTCGGCGTATCCCCCTCGGAGACCGGCATCCTCCTCACCGTGAACATCTTTCTGATCGCCCTCCTGCAGGCGCCCTTCGGCGACCTCGCCGACCGGATGAACCAGATACTGCTCATCCTCCTCGGCTCGGCGGTCTCGTCGGCCGCCCTGATCGCCCTCCCCCATTCGGGCTCGTTTACGATACTGCTGGCGATCACCGCCGTCATCGGGATCGGCAGCGCCATTCAGCAGCCGTCGATCATGGCGATGACCGTGATCGCCGGGAAAGACCACGGCATGGGGTCGGCGATGGGCATCTACAACATGGCGATGTCGGCCGGGATGATCCTCGCCCCCCTCCTCGGCGGCGTTATCATGGACCTCATCGCCATCGAATGGGTCTTCTATGTCGGCGGGATCGTCGGGATCGCAGGCACCCTGCTCTTCGCCGCGATCCTGCGGTGCGCCGTGCCCGGCGGGCCCGGGCCGCGGTTGCGGTGA
- a CDS encoding DUF2156 domain-containing protein, with protein MLTIDDFSPVTLEDRDFFLDLLRRYPQQHSDMSFTTMACWNHYANYAWARLGEGVVIMSVIEGERTFRGPIGPRDPAALEETLDLAVREGCPAPYYVFDEETLAWVRSLYPGLPFRSDRDFADYVYLSSDLDNLPGKQYLTIRRHLNRFRRECNPVVEEIGPGDLEEVSEFLAKWCEWRHCEESPVLAREKEAVLYAMEHFAALGLSGLMIRAEGTIRGISIYDALNDDVALIHFEKGLPECDGVYRAANQEAAHRLAADYIYINRESDVGVPGLREAKLRYHPHHMAKVYIAQKEDLEKRNEGRQING; from the coding sequence ATGCTCACGATCGATGATTTTTCCCCGGTCACGCTTGAAGACCGGGATTTTTTTCTGGACCTCTTAAGGAGATATCCACAGCAGCACTCGGACATGAGTTTTACGACGATGGCCTGCTGGAACCATTATGCGAACTACGCCTGGGCCCGCCTCGGCGAGGGTGTCGTGATCATGAGCGTCATCGAGGGGGAGCGGACCTTCAGGGGGCCGATCGGGCCGCGCGACCCCGCCGCCCTCGAAGAGACGCTCGACCTTGCCGTCAGGGAAGGGTGCCCCGCTCCCTATTATGTCTTCGACGAGGAGACCCTCGCATGGGTGCGCTCCCTCTATCCGGGGCTGCCCTTCAGGTCAGACCGGGACTTCGCCGATTACGTCTATCTCTCCTCAGACCTCGACAATCTCCCCGGCAAGCAGTACCTCACCATCCGCCGGCACCTCAACCGGTTCAGGCGGGAGTGCAACCCGGTCGTCGAAGAGATCGGCCCCGGCGACCTGGAGGAGGTGAGCGAGTTCCTCGCAAAGTGGTGCGAATGGCGGCACTGCGAGGAGTCGCCGGTGCTTGCCCGCGAGAAGGAGGCCGTCCTCTATGCGATGGAGCACTTCGCCGCCCTCGGGCTCTCCGGGCTGATGATCAGGGCTGAGGGAACGATCAGGGGGATCAGCATCTACGACGCCCTCAACGACGATGTCGCCCTGATCCACTTCGAAAAAGGGCTTCCCGAGTGCGACGGGGTGTACAGAGCGGCGAACCAGGAGGCGGCGCACCGGCTTGCGGCCGACTATATCTACATCAACCGCGAGTCAGACGTCGGCGTGCCCGGCTTGCGGGAGGCGAAGCTCCGCTACCACCCCCACCATATGGCAAAGGTATATATTGCGCAAAAAGAGGATTTGGAGAAGAGAAACGAAGGAAGGCAGATCAATGGTTGA
- a CDS encoding GNAT family N-acetyltransferase, with protein sequence MTVLQNVSTWDADEIVALYRAGGWWKEEWTPEGIAPLVAGSFCFIVATEGERAVGMGRAISDGCSDAYLQDIVVLPACRGRGIGAAILEALVAFCRERGLTWIGLIAQPGTIPFYEREGFAVMEGHIPMLLEEYHAHDR encoded by the coding sequence ATGACCGTCCTCCAGAACGTCTCCACCTGGGACGCCGACGAGATCGTCGCCCTGTACCGGGCCGGCGGGTGGTGGAAGGAAGAGTGGACGCCTGAGGGGATCGCCCCCCTGGTCGCCGGGAGCTTCTGCTTCATCGTCGCAACCGAGGGCGAACGAGCGGTCGGCATGGGGCGTGCGATCTCTGACGGGTGCTCTGACGCCTACCTGCAGGACATCGTTGTCCTCCCGGCGTGCCGGGGGAGGGGCATCGGCGCCGCCATCCTGGAGGCGCTCGTCGCCTTCTGCAGGGAGCGGGGGCTGACCTGGATCGGACTGATCGCACAGCCCGGCACCATCCCCTTCTACGAGCGCGAGGGTTTTGCCGTCATGGAGGGACACATCCCGATGTTATTAGAGGAATACCATGCTCACGATCGATGA